Proteins co-encoded in one Synechococcus elongatus PCC 6301 genomic window:
- a CDS encoding HAD-IB family phosphatase, with protein MADRTPAQAVFCDFDGTITTEDTFVRVLEAFAPEAWAAVCDDLFAFRISLRQSIRQVMATIPCDRLPEMQALVATYPVRSGFVELLDDLEARNIPFYVVSGGLRCLVEAVLHPWRSRLAGLYAAEVDLSGPTIQVYSDFESDQELVAKVQVLDKVGASQAIAIGDSITDVNLGMAADLVFARPHLADYLRDRGKQSLPWDSFHDVRQELQRRWSRH; from the coding sequence TCGACGGCACAATCACGACGGAAGACACCTTTGTGCGGGTGCTGGAAGCCTTTGCGCCCGAGGCTTGGGCAGCAGTCTGCGATGACCTCTTTGCCTTTCGGATCAGCTTGCGCCAGAGCATCCGTCAGGTGATGGCGACGATTCCTTGCGATCGCCTACCGGAAATGCAGGCTTTAGTCGCCACCTATCCAGTACGGTCGGGCTTTGTCGAACTGCTGGACGATCTGGAGGCGCGAAATATTCCCTTCTACGTCGTCTCGGGGGGCCTGCGTTGTCTTGTTGAAGCAGTGCTTCATCCCTGGCGATCGCGCTTGGCGGGACTATATGCCGCTGAAGTCGATCTCAGTGGCCCAACCATTCAGGTCTACTCAGACTTTGAATCCGATCAAGAACTGGTCGCGAAAGTCCAAGTTCTCGACAAGGTCGGAGCCTCGCAAGCGATCGCGATCGGCGACTCGATCACGGACGTGAATTTAGGCATGGCTGCCGATCTGGTCTTCGCCCGTCCCCACCTAGCAGACTACCTGCGCGATCGTGGCAAACAATCACTGCCCTGGGACAGCTTCCACGACGTCCGCCAAGAACTCCAGCGCCGCTGGAGTCGTCACTAA
- a CDS encoding geranylgeranyl reductase family protein — protein MLDCIVVGAGPAGGSAAYHLARRDRQVLLLEQAQLPRQKACAGGVSPQVARWFDCDLRSVVDHGVDRLRFTWKLGDPVEAELPSEEPFWMVRRDRFDHFLVEQAANLGARIEDGAAVTAVSAEGDGWLVTVGDRAYRSRTLIAADGARGPLAQWLGFPSQKRRYAQACELDVPLPARPDSTAHFEFGLVRNGYIWVFPKSDGYSIGIGTFRGNDATDFRGLLETYLAGFGVSADLDRIVPHPLCVWDGSQPLHRGSALLVGEAASLTDPFTAEGIRPALLSGMRAAEAIDRAIAGDRNALAGYSRTIQQEWGDSMAWAKRISSVFYRVPNLGYQIGIKRPTAPQRMAQILVGELDYSDIATRVIRRLTTGFLPGMR, from the coding sequence ATGCTGGACTGCATTGTTGTTGGGGCTGGCCCCGCCGGTGGGAGTGCGGCTTATCATCTGGCACGGCGCGATCGCCAAGTGTTGCTGTTGGAGCAGGCTCAGTTGCCCCGACAGAAAGCCTGTGCAGGTGGCGTCTCGCCTCAGGTCGCTCGCTGGTTTGATTGTGATCTGCGATCGGTGGTTGACCATGGCGTCGATCGGCTCCGATTCACTTGGAAACTGGGCGATCCGGTCGAGGCTGAATTGCCGAGCGAAGAACCGTTCTGGATGGTGCGACGCGATCGCTTCGATCATTTTTTGGTCGAGCAAGCAGCGAACTTAGGCGCCCGCATTGAGGATGGGGCGGCGGTTACGGCAGTCTCTGCGGAAGGCGATGGTTGGCTGGTTACCGTGGGCGATCGCGCCTACCGTAGTCGCACCCTGATTGCCGCGGATGGTGCCCGTGGGCCGCTGGCGCAATGGCTGGGTTTCCCGAGTCAGAAACGGCGCTACGCCCAAGCCTGCGAATTGGATGTGCCCCTGCCAGCCCGTCCGGACAGCACTGCTCATTTTGAATTCGGTCTAGTCCGCAATGGCTACATCTGGGTCTTTCCCAAATCCGATGGCTACTCGATCGGGATTGGTACCTTTCGCGGCAACGATGCCACCGACTTTCGGGGCTTGCTCGAAACCTATCTCGCTGGATTTGGTGTGAGCGCTGACCTCGATCGCATTGTTCCCCATCCGCTCTGCGTTTGGGATGGCTCCCAGCCCTTGCACCGCGGCTCAGCGCTGCTGGTGGGGGAAGCCGCTTCTCTCACCGATCCCTTCACTGCGGAAGGCATTCGTCCGGCGCTGCTGAGTGGCATGCGAGCTGCCGAAGCGATCGATCGCGCGATCGCCGGTGATCGCAACGCACTCGCTGGCTATAGCCGCACGATCCAGCAGGAGTGGGGTGACAGCATGGCCTGGGCCAAGCGGATCTCCAGTGTTTTCTATCGGGTCCCTAACCTCGGCTATCAGATTGGGATCAAGCGCCCGACAGCACCGCAACGGATGGCGCAAATTCTGGTGGGAGAGTTGGACTACAGCGACATTGCCACCCGCGTGATTCGTCGCTTAACCACCGGCTTTTTGCCCGGAATGCGCTAG
- the frr gene encoding ribosome recycling factor, with translation MKLADVESTMQKSVEATLRSFNTIRTGRANASLLDKIVVDYYGSETPLKSLASISTPDASTLQIQPFDRSSMGAIEKAISLSDIGLTPNNDGQIIRLNIPPLTSDRRKELVKLAAKYAEEGKVAIRNVRRDAIDSIRKLEKSGEISEDDARDQQDQVQKLTDKFSAKVEQLLSDKEKDIMTV, from the coding sequence CAAAAGTCGGTGGAGGCCACTTTGCGGTCCTTCAACACGATTCGCACTGGCCGCGCCAATGCATCCCTGCTTGACAAGATCGTTGTCGATTACTACGGCAGCGAGACACCCCTGAAGTCATTAGCTTCGATCAGCACTCCCGACGCCTCAACCCTACAAATCCAGCCCTTTGATCGCAGCAGTATGGGCGCGATCGAGAAGGCCATTTCGCTGTCAGATATTGGCCTGACGCCCAACAATGATGGCCAAATCATCCGCCTCAATATTCCGCCCTTGACCAGCGATCGCCGGAAAGAATTGGTGAAGCTCGCGGCGAAATATGCTGAGGAGGGAAAGGTCGCAATTCGCAATGTCCGCCGCGATGCGATCGACAGCATTCGTAAGCTGGAAAAGAGTGGTGAAATCTCAGAGGATGACGCCCGCGATCAACAAGATCAAGTGCAAAAGCTCACCGACAAATTCTCAGCCAAAGTCGAACAATTGCTGAGCGACAAAGAAAAAGACATTATGACGGTCTAG